One Brassica napus cultivar Da-Ae chromosome C4, Da-Ae, whole genome shotgun sequence genomic region harbors:
- the LOC125586000 gene encoding uncharacterized protein LOC125586000, protein MQKHQNPQPATSAPIVAPQDETKVMLQQLLQGQQLQGKALNQVTTEINTRMNHMFGDLSTKYDNVASHMRQMDIQIAQTAESVKRQQGTLPGKTYKNPKECNAVQLRSGKQLSEPEKRRFTTAEKGKHKESEQLPADTPAVERNTEPAVGTSSPGPEQPAEAVHLIPEVVPPREYIPKVPYPVPAKATRKDREEMKCRKMLDDLTVRLPLMDAIQMMPSMRSFMKGLISGKISEESEFMIVSKECSAVLQNRQIKKRGDPGKFVLSIQIGKTVFACSLVDLGSSVNLMPYFVARHFVVLELEEESKDPLILGRPFLCTVGAIIDVRQGKIDLNLGDIVMQFEMDELLKKPMLDGQTFEVDEGIDPLQPREGMIEEILIEDPLELAPVRAEAEQSVVNIDADGYAKMLDSARSMGRMVASLSLEEASNRVETTPSRATPTPNSPVLSNQPEDPWSELKAPKVELKPLPKGLRYAFLGLNSTYPVIVNAELNNVETALLLCEIPIHPDDQEKTTFTCPYGTYAYRRMPFGLCNAPATFHRCMMSIFTDLIEDIMEAFMDNFSVYGSSFNVCLSNLCRVLKRCEEKHLILNWEKCHFIVTDEIVLGHKISEKGIEVDKAKIEVMMSLQPPTNVKAIRSFLGHAGFYRRFIQDFSRIARPLTRLLCKEIKFNFDSECLAAFHTIKGALVRAPIVQPPDWDLPFEIMTDASDFAVGAVLG, encoded by the exons ATGCAGAAACACCAGAACCCTCAACCAGCTACCTCCGCTCCTATCGTTGCTCCGCAAGATGAGACAAAGGTCATGTTGCAGCAGCTGCTCCAAGGACAACAGCTCCAAGGGAAAGCTCTGAACCAGGTTACTACCGAGATCAATACCAGAATGAACCATATGTTCGGAGATTTGAGCACCAAGTACGATAATGTCGCGAGCCATATGAGACAGATGGACATTCAGATAGCTCAGACTGCTGAGAGCGTCAAGAGGCAGCAAGGTACTCTACCTGGTAAAACATACAAAAATCCTAAGGAGTGCAATGCAGTTCAATTGAGGAGCGGAAAACAACTTTCCGAGCCGGAGAAGAGGAGGTTCACCACGGCTGAGAAAGGGAAGCATAAAGAGTCGGAACAACTACCAGCCGATACCCCGGCAGTTGAGAGGAATACGGAACCAGCAGTTGGAACAAGTTCGCCAGGGCCAGAACAACCAGCTGAAGCTGTTCACCTGATCCCAGAGGTTGTTCCTCCTCGCGAATACATTCCTAAAGTCCCTTACCCTGTTCCAGCAAAGGCCACTCGTAAGGACAGAGAGGAGATGAAGTGCAGGAAGATGCTGGATGACCTAACTGTTCGACTCCCCTTGATGGATGCGATCCAGATGATGCCCTCCATGCGCAGCTTTATGAAGGGATTGATCTCAGGAAAAATATCAGAGGAGAGCGAATTCATGATAGTTTCCAAGGAGTGCAGCGCAGTGCTTCAGAACAGGCAGATAAAGAAGCGAGGAGACCCCGGCAAGTTCGTCCTCTCTATCCAGATTGGGAAGACAGTTTTTGCATGCTCCTTGGTTGATCTTGGATCCAGCGTGAACCTCATGCCTTACTTTGTAGCACGAC ACTTCGTTgttctggagctggaagaagAGTCTAAGGATCCTCTCATCTTGGGAAGACCATTCCTATGTACTGTTGGAGCCATCATTGATGTGCGACAAGGGAAGATTGATCTGAACCTTGGGGACATAGTCATGCAATTCGAGATGGATGAACTACTAAAAAAGCCGATGTTAGATGGGCAGACCTTTGAGGTTGATGAAGGGATTGACCCGCTGCAACCTCGCGAAGGAATGATCGAGGAGATTCTTATAGAAGACCCACTTGAGCTTGCACCAGTAAGAGCTGAGGCCGAGCAGAGTGTCGTAAACATTGATGCAGATGGGTATGCCAAGATGCTTGATTCCGCAAGGAGTATGGGAAGAATGGTAGCGAGTCTAAGTCTGGAGGAGGCAAGCAACAGGGTCGAAACCACTCCATCTAGAGCGACCCCTACACCGAACTCGCCTGTTCTGTCGAACCAACCAGAGGATCCCTGGAGCGAGCTTAAAGCTCCCAAGGTTGAGCTAAAACCCCTTCCGAAGGGGCTCAGATATGCTTTCTTAGGTCtgaattccacatatcctgtcATTGTCAATGCTGAGCTAAATAATGTGGAAACTGCATTGCTTTTGTGTGAG atccctatacatccAGACGATCAGGAGAAGACTACGTTCACCTGCCCCTACGGAACGTACGCTTACAGGAGAATGCCATTCGGCCTGTGCAATGCGCCAGCAACATTTCATcgttgcatgatgtcaatctttactGACCTGATCGAAGACATTATGGAAGCTTTCATGGACAATTTCAGCGTCTATGGAAGCTCCTTTAATGTatgtttgtcaaatttgtgcagggtACTAAAAAGGTGTGAGGAGAAACATCTCATACTCAACTGGGAGAAGTGCCACTTCATTGTCACAGATGAGATTGTTCTGGGGCACAAGATCTCCGAGAAAGGaattgaggtggataaggcaAAGATCGAGGTGATGATGAGTTTGCAACCACCAACAAATGTGAAAGCTATCAGGAGTTTCTTGGGTCACGCTGGGTTTTACAGACGGTTTATCCAGGACTTCTCAAGGATAGCGAGACCACTCACCAGACTGCTCtgcaaggagatcaagttcAATTTCGACAGTGAGTGTCTAGCTGCGTTCCACACCATCAAAGGAGCTCTAGTCAGGGCACCTATTGTGCAACCGCCAGACTGGGATCTCCCCTTCGAAATCATGACTGATGCAAGCGACTTTGCAGTTGGAGCAGTACTTGGGTAG